One window of Nocardia nova SH22a genomic DNA carries:
- a CDS encoding DUF6875 domain-containing protein translates to MWSRRSARHWPLIYARGGDRVVSGSRTGTRWWDVYGDENGWHGSHSDAPTLTGWIDEHLMTPHPDLGRDGAVCPFVQHSASRNALWAGMAAGEATVDAMHAVIDDAIEVYGELVGESRANTALITVFPGLTDCDRIDDVHRARKTDVVRRGWMLGQFYPGCTVPGLWNRQFRPLDAPLPMLVLRPMMSTDFPFLVADSEWLYAYLTRLAPNLPRRLRWEIAERMRIAGPEAADITALRAHSPGEHAH, encoded by the coding sequence ATGTGGTCGCGCAGATCGGCCCGGCACTGGCCGCTCATCTACGCGCGAGGAGGTGATCGGGTGGTATCGGGCAGTCGAACCGGAACCCGGTGGTGGGATGTGTACGGCGACGAAAACGGCTGGCACGGTAGCCATTCCGATGCACCGACACTCACCGGCTGGATCGATGAGCATCTGATGACACCGCATCCGGACCTCGGCCGCGACGGTGCGGTGTGCCCGTTCGTGCAGCACAGTGCCTCCCGGAACGCGCTGTGGGCCGGGATGGCGGCGGGCGAGGCGACCGTCGACGCGATGCACGCGGTGATAGACGACGCCATCGAGGTGTACGGGGAGCTGGTCGGCGAAAGCCGGGCGAATACCGCTCTGATCACCGTCTTCCCGGGCCTCACCGACTGCGACCGCATCGATGATGTGCATCGCGCCCGCAAAACCGATGTGGTGCGGCGCGGCTGGATGCTCGGTCAGTTCTATCCCGGCTGCACGGTGCCGGGTCTGTGGAACCGGCAGTTCCGTCCGCTGGACGCCCCGCTGCCGATGCTGGTGCTGCGGCCCATGATGAGCACCGACTTTCCGTTCCTGGTCGCCGACAGTGAATGGCTCTACGCCTACCTGACCAGGCTGGCCCCGAATCTGCCGCGGCGGTTGCGCTGGGAGATAGCCGAGCGGATGCGGATCGCCGGTCCCGAGGCCGCCGACATCACCGCCCTGCGCGCGCATTCCCCCGGTGAACACGCCCACTGA
- a CDS encoding sirohydrochlorin chelatase yields the protein MSAPALVLVAHGTRSPRGVEMIGTLADAVRAELAASDVHGAAQHPPTCRSTSSGPTMFTEPQVRTAFVDVLGPTPAEVLGDLNGAPAVVVPAFLASGYHVYQDVPREVRDSGHPDVVVTPAMGPDRMLARVMRMRLREAGMRRGDAVVLAAAGSSDARARHDVRRATALLAEELGGAVRTAYIATGEPRVPEVVAALRESGQQRVFVGSYLLAHGLFHQRLHEAGADGVAEPLGAHPAVVRLLIDRYRTAAREFLVTAA from the coding sequence GTGAGCGCCCCCGCGCTGGTGCTGGTGGCTCACGGCACCCGCAGCCCGCGCGGCGTCGAGATGATCGGCACCCTCGCCGACGCGGTACGAGCGGAACTGGCCGCCTCCGATGTGCACGGCGCGGCCCAGCACCCGCCGACGTGCCGCAGCACCTCTTCCGGGCCCACGATGTTCACCGAGCCGCAGGTGCGCACGGCCTTCGTAGATGTGCTCGGACCCACTCCCGCCGAGGTACTGGGCGATCTGAATGGTGCTCCGGCCGTGGTGGTTCCGGCATTCTTGGCCTCCGGCTACCACGTATATCAGGACGTCCCGCGCGAGGTCCGAGACAGCGGCCACCCGGATGTGGTGGTGACCCCCGCGATGGGCCCGGACCGGATGCTGGCCCGAGTCATGCGCATGCGATTGCGCGAGGCCGGTATGCGCCGCGGCGATGCCGTGGTGCTGGCGGCGGCAGGCTCCTCCGATGCCCGTGCGCGCCACGACGTCCGGCGGGCGACCGCCCTGCTGGCCGAGGAACTGGGCGGTGCGGTCCGCACGGCGTATATCGCGACCGGCGAACCCCGGGTACCGGAAGTGGTTGCCGCCCTGCGTGAATCCGGGCAGCAGCGGGTATTCGTCGGCTCGTATCTGCTGGCGCACGGCTTGTTCCACCAACGCCTGCACGAGGCGGGGGCCGACGGCGTCGCCGAACCCCTCGGCGCCCATCCGGCGGTGGTGCGGTTGCTGATCGACCGCTACCGAACAGCCGCTCGCGAATTCCTGGTCACCGCAGCCTGA
- a CDS encoding TetR/AcrR family transcriptional regulator: MSSSAPIGRGPKVRAAVLAATVDELSERGYAAFTIDNVAHRTGVHKTTVYRRWPDREALIAEALAESVAAEIPIPDTGSLDDDLRVLARGVVAWANSASGRAVLAVMVSTAAGLPAPPNSARHVFRDRIRQTLPVVTRAVTRGEIPEGADPAELIKTLVAPIYFRVLITSEQVDQQTADTAAAVALTAARAGVFTRNR; the protein is encoded by the coding sequence ATGAGTTCGTCTGCCCCGATCGGACGTGGGCCGAAGGTGCGTGCCGCCGTGCTCGCGGCAACTGTCGACGAACTGAGTGAACGGGGATATGCCGCGTTCACGATCGACAACGTCGCCCACCGCACCGGTGTGCACAAGACCACCGTCTACCGAAGGTGGCCCGACCGTGAGGCCCTGATCGCGGAGGCGCTGGCGGAGAGTGTCGCCGCCGAAATCCCGATACCCGATACCGGTTCGCTCGACGACGATCTGCGCGTGCTCGCCCGCGGCGTCGTGGCGTGGGCGAACAGCGCGTCCGGCCGCGCCGTGCTGGCCGTCATGGTGTCCACCGCCGCCGGGCTACCGGCTCCACCGAACTCCGCCCGGCACGTCTTCCGCGACCGGATCCGGCAGACCCTGCCGGTGGTGACCCGCGCAGTCACCCGAGGTGAGATCCCCGAGGGCGCCGATCCGGCCGAGCTGATCAAAACGCTTGTGGCGCCGATCTATTTCCGTGTCCTGATCACCAGTGAACAGGTGGACCAGCAGACCGCCGATACGGCCGCCGCGGTCGCGCTGACCGCCGCCCGAGCCGGGGTGTTCACCCGGAACCGATAG
- a CDS encoding alpha/beta hydrolase, which translates to MHRLPRCFAVLFAVFATIAAIVPAVASADPGGPAIVDVRPLGGRQYSVVVYSAAMNKQITVWMSHPDSPAPALYLLNAVDGGEDGGPWTNRTDVAQFFADKPVNVIVPMGGRASYYTDWKSDDPALGRNEWSTFLTRELPPLLESRFQMTGRNAVAGTSMSATSALDLAIEAPGLYQAVGAYSGCPVTAGAIPQAYVYSQLGVFGANAGNMWGGPTDPAWAAHDPVANADRLRGTALYISSGNGAPGPHDTLTDPSINGDVGKLINRVTVGGVMENVVGACTRQLTDRLAALGIPATVIHRNGTHAWDYWQDDLHDSWSVFAPALGV; encoded by the coding sequence ATGCACCGGCTCCCACGCTGTTTTGCTGTCCTGTTCGCCGTCTTCGCCACGATTGCCGCCATTGTGCCCGCGGTCGCGTCGGCCGATCCCGGTGGTCCGGCCATCGTCGACGTCCGGCCGCTGGGCGGTCGCCAGTATTCGGTGGTGGTCTACTCCGCGGCGATGAACAAGCAGATCACGGTGTGGATGTCGCATCCGGATTCCCCTGCGCCCGCGCTGTATCTGCTCAATGCCGTCGACGGCGGCGAGGACGGCGGGCCGTGGACCAACCGCACCGACGTCGCGCAGTTCTTCGCCGACAAGCCGGTGAATGTGATCGTCCCGATGGGCGGGCGTGCCAGCTACTACACCGACTGGAAATCCGACGACCCGGCCCTGGGTCGCAACGAGTGGAGCACCTTCCTCACCCGGGAACTGCCGCCGCTGCTGGAATCCCGCTTCCAGATGACCGGCCGCAATGCCGTCGCCGGAACATCGATGTCGGCCACCTCGGCACTCGATCTGGCGATCGAAGCCCCCGGGCTGTACCAGGCGGTCGGCGCCTACAGCGGATGCCCGGTGACCGCGGGTGCCATCCCGCAGGCGTATGTGTATTCGCAGCTGGGCGTTTTCGGCGCCAATGCCGGGAACATGTGGGGCGGCCCGACCGATCCGGCCTGGGCCGCACACGATCCGGTCGCCAACGCCGATCGCCTGCGCGGCACAGCCCTCTACATCTCCTCGGGCAACGGCGCGCCGGGCCCCCACGACACCCTCACCGATCCGTCGATCAACGGCGACGTCGGCAAGCTGATCAACCGCGTCACGGTGGGCGGCGTCATGGAGAACGTGGTCGGCGCCTGCACCCGCCAACTCACCGACCGCCTTGCCGCCCTGGGCATCCCGGCCACCGTGATCCACCGCAACGGCACCCACGCCTGGGACTACTGGCAGGACGATCTGCACGACTCGTGGTCGGTCTTCGCCCCCGCGCTGGGGGTGTAG
- a CDS encoding DUF1772 domain-containing protein has protein sequence MLSNSLRGAALLFSGLLAGAFGYGAVNVLYAFREVPLDVRFTFHTALMKVNGPVMQSLMALAVLGTLMLAVRSAGRQRWIAAAASALTFSSFLITRFGNVPINQEIKRWAVGVPPSDYADILRRWELFHFTRTGCAVVAFVLVITAITGFTAERRGSATTAPSGHQPPVPPEEIP, from the coding sequence ATGCTGTCGAATTCGCTGCGGGGAGCCGCACTGTTGTTCTCCGGACTATTGGCCGGAGCGTTCGGATACGGCGCCGTCAACGTGCTGTATGCATTTCGCGAGGTGCCGCTCGATGTCAGATTCACCTTCCATACCGCGCTGATGAAGGTCAACGGACCGGTCATGCAGTCATTGATGGCCTTGGCAGTACTCGGCACCCTGATGCTCGCGGTCCGATCGGCGGGACGGCAACGCTGGATCGCCGCTGCGGCTTCGGCGTTGACGTTCTCGTCTTTCCTGATCACCCGATTCGGGAATGTGCCGATCAATCAGGAGATCAAACGCTGGGCAGTCGGCGTCCCGCCCAGCGACTACGCTGACATCCTGCGACGCTGGGAGCTGTTCCACTTCACCCGGACCGGATGTGCCGTAGTGGCTTTCGTCCTGGTGATCACCGCGATCACCGGATTCACCGCCGAGCGCCGGGGCTCCGCCACAACTGCCCCGTCCGGGCATCAGCCGCCGGTTCCCCCCGAGGAGATCCCATGA
- a CDS encoding helix-turn-helix transcriptional regulator, producing MTGTVEITQELGAFLRARRERLDPSEFGLPQRRQNRRTPGLRREEVADLAGVSIDYVVRLEQGRGLRPSPEVLDALAQALRLAPDERMYLFDLARQRPPDDGKPATVASPDLAHLVAALAPLPAMVINHRYDILAWNPQMSRLLLDFDTLPPRQRNSMWLCLLYPGMCDFYADRERTVREGIAGLRSAWAAHPDDRVLADLIDEFRTGSAEFAELWERRDVRVQGRGNKTMRHPRVGELTVSFEALIPMQDPDQRLIIYRAADESSQAALDRL from the coding sequence ATGACCGGCACGGTGGAAATAACCCAGGAGTTGGGCGCGTTCCTGCGCGCCCGGCGCGAACGGCTCGATCCGAGTGAATTCGGTTTGCCGCAGCGCAGGCAGAACCGCCGCACGCCCGGCCTGCGCCGCGAAGAGGTCGCGGACCTGGCCGGAGTCAGCATCGACTATGTGGTCCGGCTGGAACAGGGCCGTGGCCTGCGCCCCTCGCCCGAGGTGCTGGACGCCCTGGCCCAGGCCCTGCGCCTGGCTCCCGACGAGCGGATGTACCTGTTCGATCTGGCCCGCCAGCGTCCGCCCGACGACGGCAAACCGGCCACGGTCGCCTCCCCGGACCTGGCCCACCTGGTCGCCGCACTGGCACCGCTACCGGCCATGGTGATCAACCACCGCTACGACATCCTGGCCTGGAATCCGCAGATGTCGCGGCTGCTGCTGGATTTCGACACCCTGCCGCCGCGGCAGCGCAATTCCATGTGGCTGTGCCTGCTGTATCCGGGAATGTGCGATTTCTACGCCGACCGCGAACGCACCGTGCGGGAGGGCATCGCGGGGCTTCGTTCCGCCTGGGCGGCGCATCCCGACGATCGGGTGCTGGCCGATCTGATCGACGAATTCCGCACCGGCAGTGCCGAATTCGCCGAACTCTGGGAGCGCCGCGATGTGCGGGTGCAGGGCCGCGGGAACAAGACGATGCGCCATCCGCGCGTGGGGGAGCTGACGGTGTCGTTCGAGGCGCTGATCCCCATGCAGGATCCCGATCAGCGGCTGATCATCTACCGCGCGGCAGATGAATCCAGTCAGGCGGCTCTGGACCGGCTGTAG
- a CDS encoding VOC family protein: MNPVRRLWTGCRVYPDGSAFIVTAELAGHAVTLMNGGPGHPFSDAASIQVVVDGQDEVDRLWAALTDGGEPGPCGWLTDRYGLSWQIVPAELPALLSGEHAAAAGAALRTMSKIDLAAIRAVVAG, translated from the coding sequence ATGAATCCAGTCAGGCGGCTCTGGACCGGCTGTAGGGTTTACCCGGACGGATCGGCGTTCATCGTCACCGCCGAACTGGCCGGACACGCGGTGACTCTCATGAACGGCGGGCCGGGCCATCCGTTCAGCGATGCCGCCTCGATTCAGGTGGTGGTGGACGGCCAGGACGAGGTCGACCGTCTGTGGGCGGCGCTGACCGACGGCGGTGAGCCCGGACCGTGCGGGTGGCTCACCGATCGCTACGGCCTGTCCTGGCAGATCGTGCCCGCCGAACTGCCCGCATTGCTGAGCGGTGAGCACGCCGCGGCCGCCGGCGCCGCACTTCGCACCATGTCGAAGATCGATCTGGCCGCCATTCGCGCCGTGGTCGCGGGCTGA
- a CDS encoding non-ribosomal peptide synthetase codes for MTRVGDDAATPDIGGLPDFPLSEAQLRWWVAQQLYPDLPNTVAMYLDLRGPLQVGPLRAAALAAAAELQSPLVRFRIRAGGPRQFLDPDAFAPMAVVDLSGAADPAGAARSRMAADHGAPLDLLADRLTVATLYRIGTDRHLLYLRSHHIALDGVGAAAVLHRTAEIYSETTGFGSIRPARRAPLSIAELVADEAAYRDSDRARADAAYWREQLAGLPPSAGLSGTAAPPAPHPHRVGGQLPEPTAERLVAVRERTGASFTELTIAAFAAYLAAMTHRDDLVVAVPMAVRPTAALRNSAGSVSNVVPLRLSGFGEITVGELIDRVRVRLIGALRHQRYRYEDMQRDRGENRVARGGFGPVVNVLGFVEPLRLGPLTGRAVLLALGPVEDLLINGYQLGADDRTASIDIQANPALYSRAAVVWHHERFLLYFDEFLGAATDDRVAHLGSGAIVDAAPKGDLKGGSKPGSGRAAGTTPLPDARDRPSAPNSDDRSDVRGVRGIPVRPCDGTASRTAPEGETAIGAARGAAASHAAPGDAVDPAPHSVRLLPELLRYAGHPDGVAVVDGERWWTCQAWNGWCARWARELIEYGAGPGDSVVVAVPRSAESVLAIGAVAATGAAFVPVDPSDPPARLAAVVANSGARLGLTVAGMWDRLPDGPRWLGLDDPDLLARVSARPATPVSDADRVRPLRADHTAYVIHTSGTTGRPKAVAVTHRGLEALTDHISETYAVQAHSRVLHAHAPSFDAHLLELLAASAAGARLVIEPRTVVAGTELSDFLAANAITHFLTTPAVLATLRPQSLPELRVVVVGGEVCPVDLARRWCSAVRLFNGYGPTETTVMAAQFEVPTRPVSAAVPIGPMLPGVRARVLDERLRPVPPGGIGELYVGGAGVAAGYRGDPAATATCFVADPEAPGRRCYRTGDRVRIDPAGVAEFLGRVDTQLSLRGRRIEPAEIESALTELPRIAQAVVAIDRAPQGERLIGYVVTDAETSADEDDSIVFHDLIRRLRDRLPAAMVPAQLVRLPALPVTRHGKVDRAALPPPPAVSHSFRAPETEAQRLVAASFATATGADRVGVDDDFFELGGNSLSGVAVAAEIANATGQPVTVRWLYSASTVGELADRLAAPVPDGDDGLGPVLMLRRNGIRAPLFCVHSAVPLAWCYAGLAAHIRDRPVIGLQSPLLDDAEPVETPGDIGDLADRYIEQIRRIQPNGPYHLLGWSLGGQIAHAIAVRLCHLGAQVETLVMLDSLVFTDELPPPPVPRMRDLLTHLLGDEPDDADLLEDVTAEQAAVELSDAAPSFGTGLSAAQLTRLHRGYVDGVRLSHRYRPGVFDGDLLYFSATRGPTELFDAQLWRPYLTGAIVEHPVAATHAQLTNSDVVAQIGPALAAHLRARR; via the coding sequence GTGACACGGGTCGGAGATGATGCTGCGACGCCCGATATCGGCGGCCTGCCCGATTTTCCGTTATCGGAGGCGCAACTGCGCTGGTGGGTAGCTCAGCAGCTGTATCCGGATCTGCCCAATACCGTTGCGATGTACCTGGATCTGCGAGGACCGCTGCAGGTGGGCCCGTTGCGCGCGGCGGCTCTCGCGGCGGCGGCCGAATTGCAGTCGCCGCTGGTCCGGTTCCGGATCCGCGCGGGCGGCCCGCGGCAGTTCCTGGATCCGGACGCCTTCGCGCCCATGGCGGTGGTGGATCTGTCCGGCGCCGCCGATCCGGCGGGAGCGGCACGATCACGGATGGCCGCCGATCACGGTGCGCCGCTGGATCTGCTGGCCGATCGGCTGACGGTGGCGACGCTGTATCGGATCGGGACCGACCGGCACCTGCTGTATCTGCGCAGCCATCACATCGCACTCGACGGGGTGGGTGCGGCGGCGGTCCTGCACCGCACCGCAGAGATCTATTCCGAGACAACCGGATTCGGTTCGATCCGCCCCGCTCGGCGGGCCCCGCTGTCGATCGCCGAACTCGTCGCGGACGAGGCCGCCTACCGCGATTCCGATCGCGCCCGCGCCGACGCCGCCTACTGGCGCGAACAACTGGCCGGGCTGCCGCCGTCGGCGGGACTGAGCGGGACCGCCGCGCCACCCGCACCGCATCCGCACCGGGTCGGCGGCCAGCTTCCCGAGCCCACCGCGGAACGGCTTGTGGCAGTGCGTGAGCGCACCGGCGCCAGCTTCACCGAACTGACGATCGCGGCCTTCGCCGCCTACCTCGCGGCGATGACCCACCGCGACGATCTGGTCGTCGCCGTTCCCATGGCGGTGCGCCCGACCGCGGCACTGCGCAATTCCGCCGGGTCGGTGTCGAATGTGGTTCCGTTGCGGCTGAGCGGTTTCGGCGAGATCACCGTGGGCGAACTGATCGATCGGGTGCGGGTCCGCCTGATCGGCGCCCTGCGGCATCAGCGCTACCGCTACGAGGACATGCAGCGTGATCGCGGTGAGAATCGGGTCGCCCGAGGAGGTTTCGGCCCGGTCGTGAACGTCCTCGGTTTCGTGGAACCGCTGCGACTGGGCCCGCTCACCGGCCGTGCGGTGCTGCTGGCACTGGGGCCGGTGGAGGATCTGCTGATCAACGGGTACCAGCTGGGCGCCGATGATCGCACCGCGAGCATCGACATCCAGGCGAACCCGGCACTGTACTCGCGCGCCGCCGTGGTCTGGCACCATGAGCGGTTCCTGCTGTACTTCGACGAATTCCTCGGCGCGGCAACGGATGACCGGGTGGCGCACCTCGGTTCTGGAGCGATTGTCGACGCGGCGCCGAAGGGTGACCTGAAGGGCGGGAGCAAACCCGGTTCCGGTCGGGCGGCCGGCACCACACCGCTTCCGGATGCCCGCGATCGCCCATCGGCACCGAACTCCGACGACCGATCGGATGTGCGCGGCGTGCGCGGGATCCCGGTGCGGCCCTGCGACGGTACGGCCTCGAGGACGGCGCCGGAGGGAGAGACGGCGATCGGGGCTGCGCGGGGTGCTGCCGCGAGCCACGCCGCACCCGGTGATGCGGTGGACCCGGCTCCGCACTCGGTTCGGTTGCTGCCCGAACTGCTTCGGTACGCGGGGCACCCGGATGGGGTGGCGGTGGTGGACGGGGAGCGGTGGTGGACCTGCCAGGCGTGGAACGGGTGGTGTGCGCGGTGGGCGCGGGAATTGATCGAATATGGTGCGGGGCCGGGTGATTCGGTCGTGGTCGCGGTTCCGCGTTCGGCGGAATCGGTGCTCGCTATCGGGGCGGTGGCGGCGACAGGCGCCGCTTTCGTTCCGGTCGATCCCTCGGATCCGCCCGCGCGGCTCGCCGCCGTGGTGGCGAATTCCGGTGCGCGCCTGGGGTTGACGGTGGCAGGGATGTGGGACCGGCTGCCGGACGGCCCGCGCTGGCTGGGGCTCGACGACCCGGATCTCCTCGCGCGCGTATCCGCCCGGCCCGCGACGCCGGTGAGTGATGCCGACCGGGTCCGGCCGCTACGTGCGGACCACACCGCCTACGTCATCCACACCTCGGGTACGACCGGTCGGCCCAAAGCGGTGGCGGTAACCCATCGAGGTCTGGAAGCGCTCACCGATCACATCTCCGAAACCTATGCCGTACAGGCTCATTCGCGCGTGTTGCACGCGCACGCGCCCTCCTTCGACGCCCATCTGCTGGAGTTGCTCGCCGCCTCCGCCGCCGGCGCCCGTCTCGTGATCGAACCGCGGACCGTCGTCGCGGGTACCGAGCTGAGCGATTTCCTGGCCGCCAACGCGATCACCCACTTCCTCACCACACCCGCCGTGCTGGCCACCCTGCGGCCGCAGTCGCTGCCCGAGCTGCGCGTGGTGGTCGTGGGCGGGGAGGTGTGCCCGGTGGACCTCGCGCGGCGCTGGTGTTCGGCGGTGCGCTTGTTCAACGGATACGGTCCCACCGAAACCACCGTCATGGCTGCACAATTCGAGGTTCCCACCCGGCCCGTATCCGCCGCCGTTCCGATCGGCCCGATGCTTCCGGGCGTGCGCGCACGGGTTCTCGACGAGCGCCTGCGGCCCGTGCCGCCGGGCGGAATCGGCGAACTGTACGTCGGCGGAGCCGGTGTGGCGGCGGGTTATCGGGGCGATCCGGCGGCGACCGCCACCTGTTTCGTGGCCGATCCCGAGGCGCCGGGCCGTCGCTGTTACCGGACCGGCGACCGGGTCCGCATCGACCCTGCGGGAGTCGCGGAATTCCTGGGCCGCGTCGACACCCAGCTGAGTCTGCGCGGGCGCCGGATCGAACCCGCCGAAATCGAATCGGCTCTCACCGAACTGCCGCGGATCGCCCAGGCGGTGGTGGCCATCGACCGCGCACCACAGGGCGAACGCCTGATCGGGTATGTGGTCACGGATGCCGAAACCAGTGCGGACGAAGATGATTCGATCGTCTTCCACGACCTGATCCGCCGGTTGCGTGACCGTTTGCCCGCCGCGATGGTCCCCGCCCAGCTGGTGCGGCTGCCCGCCCTGCCGGTCACCCGGCACGGCAAAGTCGATCGCGCCGCCCTCCCGCCGCCGCCTGCGGTGAGTCACAGCTTCCGCGCCCCGGAAACCGAGGCGCAGCGGCTGGTCGCGGCGAGTTTCGCCACGGCCACCGGCGCCGATCGGGTCGGTGTCGATGACGACTTCTTCGAACTCGGCGGCAACTCGCTGTCGGGTGTCGCGGTCGCGGCGGAAATCGCGAACGCCACCGGGCAGCCGGTGACCGTGCGCTGGCTCTACTCCGCGTCGACGGTGGGTGAACTGGCCGACCGGCTCGCGGCACCCGTGCCCGATGGTGACGACGGACTCGGGCCGGTTCTGATGTTGCGCCGCAACGGGATACGGGCGCCGCTGTTCTGCGTGCACTCGGCGGTACCGTTGGCGTGGTGCTATGCCGGACTGGCCGCGCACATCCGTGACCGGCCGGTGATCGGCCTGCAGTCCCCGCTGCTCGATGACGCGGAACCGGTCGAAACCCCGGGCGATATCGGCGATCTCGCCGATCGCTACATCGAGCAGATCCGCCGCATCCAACCCAACGGCCCCTACCATCTGCTGGGCTGGTCACTGGGCGGGCAGATCGCCCATGCCATAGCGGTGCGCCTGTGCCACCTCGGCGCGCAGGTCGAAACCCTCGTCATGCTGGACAGTCTCGTGTTCACCGATGAGCTGCCGCCCCCGCCGGTCCCGCGCATGCGCGATCTGCTGACCCACCTGCTCGGTGACGAGCCCGACGACGCCGACCTCCTCGAGGACGTCACCGCCGAACAGGCCGCCGTCGAATTGTCCGATGCCGCACCGTCGTTCGGCACCGGTCTCTCGGCCGCGCAATTGACTCGGCTGCACCGCGGCTACGTCGACGGGGTCCGGCTCTCGCACCGCTACCGCCCCGGCGTCTTCGACGGCGATCTGCTCTATTTCTCCGCCACCCGCGGCCCGACCGAGTTGTTCGACGCGCAGCTGTGGCGGCCGTACCTCACCGGCGCCATCGTCGAACATCCCGTCGCGGCCACCCATGCCCAGCTCACCAACAGCGATGTGGTCGCGCAGATCGGCCCGGCACTGGCCGCTCATCTACGCGCGAGGAGGTGA
- a CDS encoding aldo/keto reductase yields MALTLDTYRLLGRSGLRVSPLALGTMTFGADWGWGADRDDARKLFDDYVSRGGNFIDTASVYTNGSSERLLGDFTKDNRESLVLATKYTMLRRPGDPNSGGNNRKSMFASVEASLRNLNTDYIDLLYLHAWDFTTPVEEVLRGMDDLVRQGKVLYVAISDTPAWQVARMQTIADLRGWSPLVALQVEYSLIERTVEHDLFPMARELGLGVIPWSPLGSGVLTGKYTAADLEGSDTGAPEGTRRDVAAANGSLTARGLQIADVVKEVAAEIGHTPAQTALAWTLQNPAVTSPIIGARTPAQLSDNLGALDVEFDAAQLDRLNAASAVEPGFPHNMLAREMTQTVINGDLTIEPRA; encoded by the coding sequence ATGGCGCTCACCCTCGACACCTACCGGCTGCTGGGCCGTTCCGGGCTGCGGGTCTCCCCGCTGGCCCTGGGCACGATGACCTTCGGCGCCGACTGGGGCTGGGGCGCGGACCGCGACGACGCACGCAAACTCTTCGACGACTACGTCTCGCGCGGCGGCAACTTCATCGACACCGCCAGCGTCTACACCAACGGCAGCTCGGAGCGGCTGCTCGGCGACTTCACCAAGGACAATCGCGAAAGTCTGGTGCTGGCAACCAAATACACGATGCTGCGCCGCCCCGGCGACCCCAACTCCGGCGGCAACAACCGCAAGTCCATGTTCGCCTCGGTCGAGGCCAGCCTGCGCAATCTGAACACCGACTACATCGATCTGCTGTACCTGCACGCCTGGGATTTCACGACCCCGGTCGAGGAGGTCCTGCGGGGAATGGACGATCTGGTCCGTCAGGGCAAGGTGCTCTACGTCGCCATCTCCGACACCCCCGCCTGGCAGGTCGCCCGCATGCAGACCATCGCCGACCTGCGCGGATGGTCGCCGCTGGTGGCATTGCAGGTGGAATACAGCCTGATCGAGCGCACGGTGGAACACGACCTGTTCCCGATGGCCCGCGAACTCGGCCTGGGCGTGATCCCGTGGTCGCCGCTGGGCAGCGGCGTCCTGACCGGCAAATACACCGCCGCCGACCTGGAGGGCTCCGACACCGGAGCCCCCGAGGGCACCCGCCGCGACGTGGCCGCCGCCAACGGCTCCCTGACCGCGCGCGGCCTGCAGATCGCCGACGTGGTCAAAGAGGTGGCAGCCGAAATCGGCCACACCCCCGCCCAGACCGCCCTCGCCTGGACCTTGCAGAACCCCGCGGTCACCTCCCCCATCATCGGCGCCCGCACCCCCGCCCAGCTGTCCGACAACCTCGGCGCCCTGGACGTGGAATTCGATGCGGCCCAACTGGATCGGCTGAACGCCGCCAGCGCCGTCGAACCGGGCTTCCCGCACAACATGCTGGCCCGCGAGATGACGCAGACGGTCATCAACGGGGACCTCACCATCGAACCCCGCGCCTGA